A region from the Xenopus laevis strain J_2021 chromosome 4S, Xenopus_laevis_v10.1, whole genome shotgun sequence genome encodes:
- the cfl1.S gene encoding cofilin-1-B, with product MASGVMVSDDVVKVFNDMKVRHQLSPEEAKKRKKAVIFCLSDDKKTIILEPGKEILQGDVGCNVEDPYKTFVKMLPRNDCRYALYDALYETKETKKEDLVFVFWAPEEASLKSKMIYASSKDAIRKRFTGIKHEWQTNTYDDINDPCNLADKLGGNTVVSLEGKSLRS from the exons GCCTCTGGTGTGATGGTCTCGGATGATGTCGTTAAAGTATTTAATGATATGAAGGTGCGCCATCAACTCTCCCCAGAAGAAGCCAAGAAACGCAAGAAGGCCGTTATCTTTTGTCTTAGTGACGACAAGAAAACAATCATTTTGGAACCAGGAAAGGAGATCTTGCAAGGAGATGTCGGTTGTAATGTGGAAGACCCCTACAAGACCTTTGTGAAGATGCTGCCCCGGAACGACTGCCGTTACGCACTGTATGATGCACTCTACGAGACAAAAGAAACCAAAAAAGAGGATCTTGTTTTTGTGTTCTG GGCCCCTGAAGAAGCGTCACTGAAAAGTAAAATGATCTACGCTAGCTCAAAAGATGCAATCAGGAAGAGATTTACAG GTATCAAACACGAGTGGCAAACAAACACGTACGATGATATAAACGATCCCTGTAACCTTGCAGATAAACTAGGTGGCAACACTGTAGTTTCCCTTGAAGGAAAATCCCTGAGAAGCTGA